A region from the Mycolicibacterium litorale genome encodes:
- a CDS encoding nuclear transport factor 2 family protein: MSNEIALSELQEFVGGFWYHYDEAHYDEMAAAYADDVRYISRSESGASPFEELMSPELRGRDTVMEWLSDHRKQSPYPLRHHATNLHRTGTEGDVTRARFYIFVNQIANYVPFAVSSGVANVAVRRGANGLEFTEMEVILDTTNSVLLSELSADAAAGA; the protein is encoded by the coding sequence ATGAGCAACGAGATCGCGCTGTCGGAACTGCAGGAGTTCGTCGGCGGCTTCTGGTACCACTACGACGAGGCGCACTACGACGAGATGGCGGCGGCCTACGCCGACGACGTCCGCTACATCAGCCGCAGTGAGTCCGGTGCGAGCCCCTTCGAAGAGCTCATGTCTCCGGAACTGCGGGGGCGCGACACGGTCATGGAATGGCTGTCCGATCACCGCAAGCAGAGCCCCTACCCGCTGCGGCACCACGCCACGAACCTGCACCGGACCGGGACCGAGGGCGACGTCACGCGCGCCCGTTTCTACATCTTCGTCAACCAGATCGCGAACTACGTGCCGTTCGCGGTATCCAGCGGGGTGGCCAACGTCGCCGTCCGCCGTGGCGCGAACGGGCTGGAGTTCACCGAGATGGAGGTCATCCTCGACACCACCAATTCGGTTCTGCTGTCGGAGCTCTCGGCCGACGCGGCCGCGGGCGCCTGA
- a CDS encoding SDR family NAD(P)-dependent oxidoreductase — MGARETFSGGVAVITGAGAGIGAGLARQAARLGMTVVLADIDADAIATLRDELSAQGVHAVDIVCDVRDFAAVEELAQRVHRDLGPVRLLVNNAGVEQFGYLWDTPVANWQRVVDINVTGVFHGIRAFLPSMIEAGTPAWVWNLSSIGGVAVVPLQAPYIMSKHAVLALTECLALEVQLAGHEHIHVQAVLPGAVTSNIFESAGGVTDGDVDAAESQRLAMLDIKAAAMDPLAAAEVVFDQAAEGRFYLLTQPEYVGNAMAERAEVLSTQRAPVLRTGRRFDPAQH, encoded by the coding sequence GTGGGCGCTCGCGAGACGTTCTCGGGCGGTGTCGCGGTCATCACCGGGGCGGGCGCCGGTATCGGCGCGGGCCTGGCCCGCCAGGCCGCCCGCCTCGGGATGACGGTGGTGCTCGCCGACATCGACGCCGACGCGATCGCCACCCTGCGCGACGAACTGTCCGCGCAAGGTGTGCACGCCGTCGACATCGTCTGCGATGTCCGCGATTTCGCCGCCGTCGAGGAGTTGGCACAACGGGTCCACCGTGATCTCGGACCCGTCCGGCTGCTCGTCAACAACGCCGGGGTCGAGCAGTTCGGGTACCTGTGGGACACCCCGGTCGCCAACTGGCAGCGGGTCGTCGACATCAACGTCACCGGCGTCTTCCACGGCATCCGGGCCTTCCTGCCGTCGATGATCGAGGCGGGTACCCCGGCATGGGTGTGGAATCTGAGCTCGATCGGCGGCGTCGCCGTCGTCCCCCTGCAGGCGCCCTACATCATGAGCAAGCATGCGGTGCTCGCCCTGACGGAATGCCTGGCTCTTGAGGTGCAACTGGCCGGACACGAGCACATCCACGTGCAGGCCGTGTTGCCCGGCGCCGTCACCTCCAACATCTTCGAATCGGCGGGTGGTGTCACCGACGGTGACGTCGACGCGGCCGAATCCCAGCGCCTGGCGATGCTCGACATCAAGGCGGCGGCGATGGATCCGCTGGCCGCCGCCGAGGTCGTCTTCGACCAGGCCGCCGAGGGCCGCTTCTACCTGCTGACGCAACCCGAGTACGTCGGCAACGCGATGGCCGAACGCGCCGAAGTGCTCAGCACGCAGCGAGCGCCGGTGCTGCGCACCGGTCGGCGTTTCGACCCCGCGCAGCACTGA